A region from the Halomonas piscis genome encodes:
- a CDS encoding molybdopterin-dependent oxidoreductase: protein MWQLPGVWLGRVILLTLALQCPGTAAQANDASPSPEPGNVQDTAPSQVLLEITDPTSGETVELNRKDLQALPAATLTTSTVVTDGTHEFRGFLMRDLLEQINIPGSQVTAIALNDYAVNIPVKDFYRFDVIVAYAMDGKRLTRSGKGPLWIVYPRDAHRALQDIRYDYRWVWQLYRLEVQ, encoded by the coding sequence ATGTGGCAACTGCCCGGCGTATGGCTCGGCAGGGTCATCTTGCTTACTCTTGCGCTACAGTGCCCAGGCACGGCCGCCCAGGCTAACGACGCGTCCCCATCGCCTGAACCCGGCAACGTACAAGACACGGCTCCAAGTCAGGTTTTACTTGAGATAACCGACCCTACGAGCGGCGAAACCGTCGAGCTGAACCGCAAGGATCTGCAAGCGCTACCCGCAGCGACGCTTACCACCTCCACAGTAGTGACCGACGGCACGCATGAATTTCGTGGCTTTTTAATGCGCGACCTGCTGGAGCAGATAAATATCCCGGGCAGCCAAGTAACCGCCATTGCTCTGAACGACTACGCCGTGAACATCCCCGTGAAGGATTTTTATCGGTTTGATGTGATCGTGGCCTACGCCATGGACGGCAAGCGCTTAACCCGATCAGGCAAGGGGCCATTGTGGATTGTCTACCCGCGCGATGCGCATAGAGCGCTGCAGGATATCCGCTATGATTATCGCTGGGTATGGCAGCTCTACCGACTGGAAGTGCAATGA
- a CDS encoding SCO family protein, producing the protein MLRRFLIGLAVLAALIAVTGCEESHEWRTADISDRLPPLDFTLTDENGRTVDESDYAGKPTLVFFGYTHCPDVCPVTLARLASVIRQLDADESDQVQVLFISVDPARDTPAVLDAYTDAFNPRFVGLTGSKEQIDAVTNRYRVHYSYGDKDADGDYAVTHSSAVMAFGRDGEPAFLTRDTDSDAALIDDLEALLK; encoded by the coding sequence ATGCTCAGGCGATTTTTAATCGGACTTGCCGTCCTGGCTGCACTCATTGCAGTGACCGGCTGCGAAGAAAGTCATGAATGGCGCACCGCCGATATCTCCGATCGCTTGCCGCCGCTGGACTTTACCCTGACCGATGAAAACGGTCGGACCGTGGACGAAAGCGACTATGCGGGTAAACCGACGCTGGTATTTTTCGGCTATACGCACTGCCCCGATGTCTGCCCGGTTACGCTTGCCCGACTGGCCTCTGTGATCCGCCAGCTGGATGCCGACGAGAGCGACCAGGTGCAGGTACTGTTCATTTCGGTGGATCCGGCCCGGGATACCCCGGCGGTGCTTGACGCCTATACCGACGCCTTCAACCCTCGATTTGTGGGACTCACGGGCAGCAAGGAGCAAATCGACGCCGTAACCAACCGCTACCGAGTGCACTACAGCTACGGCGACAAGGACGCCGACGGCGACTATGCGGTCACGCATTCAAGCGCCGTCATGGCCTTTGGCCGCGACGGCGAGCCGGCCTTCCTCACTCGGGACACGGATTCCGACGCAGCGCTCATCGACGACCTGGAAGCGCTGCTGAAATAA
- a CDS encoding sensor histidine kinase, which produces MKRLSSSIFGVWLPLAAVPAFALLLSFSLIRMLDVESDMRVDAEQNMLWVLHQAEVAALRLTSTIALAEAGAASTDDVALRFDILQSRISLLHAGPQHRFIEQIHFTDTLDQLSRTLDSLAPEIGAFTPNAGPGLRSRLAPFARRLGQAANVAMITEWDDLGGRLEAQRTQLHQAMASLAGIMVAGAVLTVTLVQALRQSHRRNRMLRRERDFSALLIASSGEGILAVDNDGRCTLWNPAMVDITGKSESQATGETLANIANFFTTPAVHQGVARALAGSASQLTLQPLFPPGCATALYVDLHAFPMRDDGTILGAILLLHDASDRHAAQQKEALHRDQLEELVTERTRELNSALQRERSAAELYRNFAAMVSHQFRTPLAVADSALQRLVRRGKRAPAEEIAERAERARRAIAGLTRLVDSTLDAARLDAGQIGARRQRCSVAAIVETVCERQRETTPERQIVLEHAIATSATAFCDPAHVEQILENLLSNAAKYAPHKAPITVRIHADSARLICDVHHDGAPIAFQDRERVFERNYRGVNSAGIAGTGIGLFMAQTLARMQGGELHLQPADQGVTFRLTLPRYAGAMT; this is translated from the coding sequence ATGAAACGCCTAAGCTCCTCCATTTTCGGCGTCTGGCTGCCGCTGGCGGCGGTGCCCGCCTTTGCGTTGCTGCTGTCGTTCTCATTGATTCGCATGCTGGATGTGGAAAGCGACATGCGAGTCGATGCCGAGCAGAACATGCTCTGGGTGCTGCACCAGGCAGAAGTCGCGGCGCTGCGCCTGACCAGCACCATTGCTCTGGCTGAAGCGGGTGCCGCCTCAACAGACGACGTCGCCCTGCGCTTCGACATTCTGCAAAGCCGGATTTCATTGCTCCACGCCGGACCGCAGCATCGCTTCATCGAGCAGATTCACTTTACCGACACGCTGGACCAGCTAAGCCGTACGCTGGATAGCCTGGCGCCGGAGATCGGCGCTTTTACGCCCAATGCCGGCCCCGGCCTGCGCAGCCGACTGGCACCTTTTGCACGCCGCCTGGGTCAAGCTGCCAACGTAGCCATGATCACCGAGTGGGACGATCTCGGCGGACGCCTGGAAGCCCAGCGCACACAGCTCCATCAGGCCATGGCCTCGCTCGCCGGCATTATGGTTGCAGGCGCCGTCCTGACCGTCACGCTGGTTCAAGCACTGCGTCAGTCTCATCGTCGCAACCGGATGCTTCGCCGGGAACGCGACTTTTCGGCGCTGCTGATTGCTTCCAGCGGCGAGGGCATTCTGGCGGTGGACAACGACGGACGCTGTACGCTGTGGAACCCCGCCATGGTCGACATCACCGGCAAGTCGGAAAGCCAGGCAACGGGCGAGACACTGGCGAACATCGCCAATTTTTTCACCACGCCGGCGGTGCACCAAGGCGTTGCTCGAGCGCTCGCCGGTAGCGCATCGCAATTAACGCTACAGCCGCTGTTTCCGCCCGGCTGTGCGACAGCGCTGTATGTGGATCTGCACGCCTTCCCGATGCGCGACGACGGCACCATCCTGGGCGCCATTCTGCTGCTGCACGACGCCTCGGACAGGCACGCTGCCCAGCAAAAAGAGGCCCTGCATCGCGATCAACTCGAAGAGCTGGTGACCGAGCGCACCCGGGAGCTGAACAGCGCGCTCCAGCGTGAACGCTCGGCGGCCGAGCTGTACCGCAACTTTGCCGCCATGGTATCCCACCAGTTTCGCACGCCGCTGGCAGTGGCGGACTCGGCCCTGCAGCGCCTGGTGCGTCGCGGAAAACGCGCCCCAGCGGAAGAGATAGCCGAGCGCGCCGAACGCGCCAGGCGCGCCATTGCCGGGCTCACGCGGCTGGTGGACAGCACGCTCGACGCCGCCCGGCTGGATGCCGGCCAGATCGGCGCACGCCGGCAACGGTGCAGCGTCGCGGCCATTGTCGAAACGGTCTGTGAGCGCCAGCGCGAGACCACCCCGGAGCGTCAAATAGTGCTCGAGCACGCCATCGCCACAAGCGCGACCGCCTTCTGCGACCCGGCCCATGTCGAGCAGATACTCGAAAACCTGCTGTCCAACGCCGCCAAGTACGCCCCTCACAAAGCCCCCATCACTGTGCGCATCCATGCCGACAGCGCCCGGCTGATCTGCGACGTCCACCACGACGGCGCGCCGATCGCTTTCCAGGATCGTGAACGAGTGTTCGAACGCAACTATCGCGGTGTCAACAGCGCAGGCATTGCCGGCACCGGCATCGGCCTTTTCATGGCACAAACGCTTGCGCGCATGCAGGGTGGCGAGCTGCACCTGCAGCCCGCAGACCAGGGTGTCACCTTTCGTCTGACACTGCCCCGCTACGCAGGAGCCATGACATGA
- a CDS encoding MFS transporter, translated as MTRDPIRWRILIVLLGAIAMSLISVSIVNVALPSVQEGLGASQSDLQWVLSGYALTFGVVLVAAGRAGDIMGRGGIFIIGVTVFTAASIASGLAPNATALNAARFVQGVGSGLLNPQGVGMIQQYFRGSERGRAFGYFGSVVGVSVGIGPLLGGFLIELGGTDIGWRLTFLVNVPIGVLTLILAFAWFPRPLLSGGPRGSASVSHRLLHIGRSLDPVGSLLLGLAVFAVLLPFMEARTSPLTWLWLPAGLALVVAWVRWERHYARLGRSPMVDLNIFATRSFTNGSLIMTLYFLGMTSIWVLVALYMQEGINRTALEAGTVGIPSAMMSAFAANWAGKRVSRYGRKVVIGGLGCAIVGLLLCITVILLHAGGHISPWWLMASLALVGTAQGAVVSPNQTLTLAEVPLAYAGSSGAIMQTGQRIGTSVGIAVITAAVFGLLKVTSWPVAAASGFGIIALVICTALVVAIKDQRDRVRSGRRQAKS; from the coding sequence GTGACACGCGACCCGATACGCTGGCGCATCCTGATTGTGCTGCTGGGGGCGATTGCCATGTCGCTGATCAGCGTGAGCATCGTCAACGTGGCGCTGCCTTCGGTACAGGAGGGGCTGGGGGCGTCGCAGTCGGATTTGCAGTGGGTGCTATCGGGCTATGCGCTGACGTTTGGCGTGGTGCTGGTCGCAGCCGGCCGGGCGGGCGACATCATGGGCCGCGGGGGCATTTTCATTATCGGGGTGACGGTGTTCACCGCCGCCTCGATCGCTTCGGGGCTGGCGCCCAACGCTACCGCGCTCAACGCTGCGCGGTTCGTGCAGGGCGTGGGCTCGGGGCTTTTGAACCCTCAGGGCGTGGGCATGATCCAGCAGTATTTTCGCGGCAGCGAGCGCGGCCGGGCGTTTGGCTACTTCGGCAGCGTGGTAGGGGTCTCGGTGGGCATCGGCCCGCTGCTTGGCGGTTTTCTGATCGAGCTTGGCGGTACCGATATCGGCTGGCGGCTGACGTTTTTGGTCAACGTGCCCATCGGCGTGCTGACGCTGATCCTGGCCTTTGCCTGGTTCCCCCGGCCGCTCTTGTCCGGCGGGCCGCGCGGCAGCGCGAGCGTTTCCCACCGGCTTTTGCATATCGGCCGCTCGCTTGACCCGGTGGGCTCCCTGCTTTTGGGCCTGGCGGTGTTCGCGGTGCTGCTGCCGTTCATGGAAGCGCGCACGTCGCCGCTTACCTGGCTGTGGCTGCCCGCAGGCCTGGCGCTGGTGGTGGCCTGGGTGCGCTGGGAGCGCCACTACGCCCGCCTGGGGCGCAGCCCCATGGTCGACCTGAATATTTTTGCCACCCGCAGCTTTACCAACGGCTCGCTGATCATGACGCTGTACTTTTTGGGCATGACCAGCATCTGGGTTCTGGTAGCGCTTTATATGCAGGAAGGCATCAATCGAACGGCGCTGGAAGCGGGGACGGTGGGCATCCCCTCGGCCATGATGTCGGCCTTTGCCGCCAACTGGGCAGGCAAGCGCGTATCGCGCTATGGTCGCAAAGTGGTGATCGGCGGGCTTGGCTGCGCCATTGTCGGGCTTTTGCTGTGCATTACGGTGATCCTGTTGCACGCCGGCGGCCATATCAGTCCCTGGTGGCTGATGGCGTCGCTGGCGCTGGTGGGAACGGCTCAGGGGGCGGTGGTCAGCCCCAACCAGACGCTTACCCTGGCGGAGGTGCCGTTGGCCTATGCCGGCAGCTCCGGGGCGATCATGCAGACCGGCCAGCGTATCGGTACTTCGGTAGGCATTGCGGTGATTACCGCGGCGGTGTTTGGCCTGCTCAAGGTGACGTCCTGGCCGGTCGCGGCGGCGAGCGGCTTCGGCATTATCGCGCTGGTGATCTGCACGGCGCTGGTGGTGGCGATCAAGGACCAGCGCGATAGGGTGCGCAGCGGGCGCAGGCAGGCAAAGAGCTAG
- a CDS encoding copper chaperone PCu(A)C, with the protein MPPLSFAHRLPTLLLGVLLLTAGSAAAASLEATDARLRLLPGDLPGAGYFTLNNTGDTPVTLTGAASEAFDKVMLHQSIEEDGMANMHAVDAVEVAPESTFTFAPKGHHLMLMQRSADLSVGDSVTVELEFQQRDPLKVTFDVVSPAER; encoded by the coding sequence TTGCCCCCGCTTTCGTTTGCCCACCGCCTTCCCACCCTGCTACTGGGGGTCTTGCTGCTGACCGCCGGCAGCGCTGCCGCTGCCAGCCTTGAAGCCACCGACGCCAGGCTGCGGCTGCTTCCCGGCGACCTTCCCGGCGCCGGCTATTTCACCCTGAACAACACAGGCGATACCCCTGTCACACTCACCGGCGCCGCAAGCGAAGCCTTTGACAAGGTGATGCTGCACCAAAGCATCGAAGAGGACGGCATGGCCAACATGCACGCGGTTGACGCCGTCGAGGTGGCGCCGGAGAGCACTTTCACCTTTGCTCCCAAGGGGCACCATCTGATGCTCATGCAGCGCAGCGCGGATCTCTCCGTGGGCGACAGCGTCACTGTCGAGCTTGAGTTTCAGCAGCGCGACCCGCTGAAGGTGACCTTTGACGTAGTCTCGCCGGCCGAGCGCTAA
- a CDS encoding response regulator gives MTHFVTAPDSALVLVIEDEQALRDDIADELREAGYRTSVASDGQQALDLLSKAPPDLLLCDITMPGMDGYELLDAVRTRHPTLATAPFIFLTALAGPNEVVRGKLQGADDYLVKPIDYDLMLATVEAHLRQVKRLYRHHRDELSTLRTAVGELSGSGATQALDLITLGVVLLDLQGRPVRVNRAARSLADDADVIHLRDTGIQALDTPSNRALQQGLDEARAAAMAGKDRVVGAMLACQHQPASVSALICALPGEPINGHSGQPGAVVFLSPSHQRRRASETLLMELFDLTPTEARVAGALAGGARKADIAGELGISPTTVAFHMRNLFDKTRTHRQADLIALILAGPMMVNSE, from the coding sequence ATGACCCACTTCGTGACAGCCCCAGACAGCGCGCTTGTTCTGGTCATAGAAGACGAGCAGGCCCTGCGCGATGATATCGCCGACGAACTTCGGGAGGCCGGATACCGCACCAGTGTAGCAAGCGACGGCCAGCAGGCGCTCGATCTGCTGAGCAAAGCCCCACCCGACCTGCTGCTGTGCGATATCACCATGCCCGGCATGGACGGCTACGAGCTGCTGGACGCCGTGCGCACCCGGCATCCGACACTGGCAACCGCGCCGTTCATCTTTCTTACCGCTCTCGCCGGACCCAACGAAGTGGTCAGGGGCAAGCTGCAGGGAGCTGACGACTATCTGGTCAAGCCCATTGATTACGACCTGATGCTGGCCACCGTCGAGGCGCACCTGCGTCAGGTCAAACGCCTTTACCGGCATCACCGCGACGAGCTTTCCACGCTGCGCACCGCCGTTGGCGAGCTTTCCGGCAGCGGCGCTACCCAGGCGCTGGACTTGATCACCCTGGGCGTAGTGCTGCTTGATCTTCAGGGCAGGCCGGTTCGCGTCAACCGGGCAGCGCGCAGCCTGGCCGATGACGCCGACGTCATTCATCTCCGCGATACCGGCATTCAGGCGCTGGACACACCCTCCAACCGGGCACTACAGCAAGGCCTTGACGAAGCTCGCGCCGCTGCCATGGCGGGTAAAGACAGGGTGGTCGGCGCTATGCTGGCGTGCCAGCACCAGCCTGCCAGCGTCTCAGCGCTGATCTGTGCGCTGCCCGGCGAGCCGATAAACGGTCACTCAGGCCAGCCCGGCGCTGTCGTCTTCCTCTCGCCTTCTCACCAGCGCCGCCGCGCATCAGAGACGCTGCTGATGGAGCTGTTTGACCTGACCCCCACCGAAGCACGGGTCGCCGGGGCGCTGGCCGGCGGCGCTCGCAAAGCAGACATTGCCGGCGAGCTTGGCATCTCCCCGACCACCGTCGCCTTCCATATGCGTAACCTGTTTGACAAGACTCGCACTCATCGCCAGGCCGACCTGATCGCACTGATACTTGCCGGCCCCATGATGGTGAACTCCGAATAA
- a CDS encoding vWA domain-containing protein, which produces MKRLTATLSATLATAWLACAALAQANEEVVIVYDASGSMWGQIDGVSKMEIAQEVMAELINEWDENTPLGLVAYGHRRQGDCRDIETLIEPGPLNKTSFIDTVNAIKPRGKTPISASLEHAADLLSYRDSQSTIVLISDGLETCNADPCELSERLARQGVQLTTHVVGFDLEADAHESLACIADNTGGLFVPANNAAELHDALDQVQVVMGQPESQPAPTLPDIGLTVPEQVTTGAHFTVSWSDTVASDDYYTVVPAGADEGETGDRGLVRDKREGTLTAPAEPGLYEVRYILREGMKTLTSAPLEVVKAEVAISAPEEVTTGAYFTVSWSDTVASDDYYTVVPAGAGEGETGDRGLVRDKREGTLTAPAEPGLYEVRYILREGMKTLTSAPLEVVKAEVAISAPEEVTTGAHFTVSWSDTVANDDYYTVVPAGAGEGETGDRGLVRDKREGTLTAPAEPGLYEVRYILREGMKTLASAPLEVVNADVTINAPDIVRAATPVTISWSDTVASDDYYTVVPAGADEGKTGDRGLVRDKREGTLTAPAEPGLYEVRYVLREGMKTLASAPLEVVGENAPLDHGAGLSVQKKAAPGETIVVTWRGGSDSGDQRIALAHKDQPEFSWISVTPIGEKKSMELAMPEKSGTYEIRFLDVTGRELLGRSVIEVQ; this is translated from the coding sequence ATGAAACGGCTTACAGCGACGTTGTCAGCGACCCTTGCCACAGCCTGGCTGGCCTGTGCCGCTCTGGCCCAGGCGAACGAAGAGGTGGTTATCGTTTACGACGCGTCCGGCTCAATGTGGGGGCAGATTGACGGCGTGAGCAAAATGGAAATTGCCCAGGAAGTAATGGCAGAGCTGATTAACGAGTGGGACGAAAATACGCCTTTGGGACTGGTGGCCTACGGGCATCGCCGCCAGGGTGACTGTCGGGATATTGAAACTCTTATCGAACCCGGGCCGTTAAACAAAACGAGCTTTATCGATACCGTTAATGCCATCAAGCCCAGGGGCAAAACGCCCATCTCGGCTTCGCTCGAGCACGCCGCTGACCTATTGTCGTATCGTGACAGCCAGTCGACCATCGTGCTGATTTCCGACGGGCTGGAAACCTGTAACGCCGATCCCTGCGAGCTTTCCGAGCGGCTTGCTCGGCAGGGCGTGCAGCTGACGACCCACGTTGTCGGCTTTGACCTGGAAGCCGATGCTCACGAAAGCCTTGCCTGCATTGCCGACAATACCGGCGGCCTCTTTGTGCCGGCTAACAATGCCGCCGAGCTGCATGACGCGCTGGACCAGGTGCAGGTGGTCATGGGGCAGCCAGAATCTCAGCCGGCGCCGACATTGCCTGACATTGGGCTGACCGTACCCGAGCAGGTGACTACCGGTGCGCACTTTACGGTCAGCTGGAGCGATACCGTTGCAAGTGACGACTACTACACCGTGGTGCCGGCGGGCGCCGATGAAGGCGAAACGGGCGATCGCGGGCTGGTACGTGACAAGCGCGAAGGCACGCTTACGGCGCCGGCCGAGCCGGGGCTTTACGAGGTGCGTTATATATTGCGCGAAGGCATGAAAACGCTGACCAGCGCGCCGCTTGAAGTCGTGAAAGCCGAGGTAGCCATCAGCGCCCCCGAAGAGGTGACTACCGGTGCGTACTTTACGGTCAGCTGGAGCGATACCGTTGCAAGTGACGACTACTACACCGTGGTGCCGGCGGGCGCCGGTGAAGGCGAAACGGGCGATCGCGGGCTGGTACGTGACAAGCGCGAAGGCACGCTTACGGCGCCGGCCGAGCCGGGGCTTTACGAGGTGCGTTATATATTGCGCGAAGGCATGAAAACGCTGACCAGCGCGCCGCTTGAAGTCGTGAAAGCCGAGGTAGCCATCAGCGCCCCCGAAGAGGTGACTACCGGTGCGCACTTTACGGTCAGCTGGAGCGATACCGTTGCAAATGACGACTACTACACCGTGGTGCCGGCGGGCGCCGGTGAAGGCGAAACGGGCGATCGCGGGCTGGTGCGGGACAAGCGCGAAGGCACGCTCACGGCGCCGGCCGAGCCGGGGCTTTACGAGGTGCGTTATATATTGCGCGAGGGCATGAAAACGCTGGCCAGCGCGCCGCTTGAGGTAGTCAATGCCGACGTGACCATCAACGCTCCTGACATAGTGCGTGCCGCTACGCCTGTCACGATTAGCTGGAGCGATACCGTTGCAAGTGACGACTACTACACCGTGGTGCCGGCGGGCGCCGATGAAGGCAAAACGGGCGATCGCGGGCTGGTACGGGACAAGCGCGAAGGCACGCTCACGGCGCCGGCCGAGCCGGGGCTTTATGAGGTGCGCTACGTATTGCGTGAAGGTATGAAGACGCTGGCCAGCGCGCCGCTTGAGGTGGTAGGTGAAAATGCTCCGCTAGATCACGGAGCCGGGCTTTCGGTGCAGAAAAAAGCGGCTCCCGGTGAGACGATCGTCGTCACCTGGCGCGGCGGTAGCGATAGTGGCGATCAGCGCATAGCTCTGGCGCACAAGGACCAGCCGGAATTCAGCTGGATCAGCGTGACACCGATCGGGGAAAAAAAGTCCATGGAGCTGGCCATGCCGGAAAAGTCCGGCACCTATGAGATTCGATTCTTGGACGTTACCGGTCGCGAACTGCTTGGCCGCTCGGTGATTGAGGTGCAGTAA